Proteins encoded by one window of Halobaculum halobium:
- a CDS encoding 30S ribosomal protein S15 has translation MARMHTRRRGSSGSDNPAADEPPEWSDVDADDIEARVVELAEQGHDPSVIGLKLRDEGVKGTPVPNVKLATGKKVTEILDEHDAGTDLPEDLRNLMVRAVRLREHMEENQQDAQNKRALQNTESKIRRLADYYRGDKLDEDFRYSYDVAVDLLEDDA, from the coding sequence ATGGCACGAATGCACACCCGCCGTCGAGGGTCGTCCGGTTCGGACAACCCCGCGGCAGACGAACCCCCGGAGTGGAGCGACGTCGACGCCGACGACATCGAAGCGCGCGTCGTCGAACTCGCCGAACAGGGCCACGACCCCAGCGTCATCGGCCTGAAACTGCGCGACGAAGGCGTGAAGGGCACGCCCGTCCCGAACGTGAAGCTCGCGACCGGCAAGAAGGTCACCGAGATTCTCGACGAGCACGACGCGGGTACCGACCTGCCCGAGGACCTCCGCAACCTGATGGTCCGCGCCGTCCGGCTGCGCGAGCACATGGAGGAGAATCAGCAGGACGCGCAGAATAAGCGCGCGCTCCAGAACACCGAGTCGAAGATCCGCCGGCTGGCCGACTACTACCGCGGCGACAAACTCGACGAGGACTTCCGGTACAGCTACGACGTCGCCGTCGACCTCCTCGAGGACGACGCGTAA
- a CDS encoding cupredoxin domain-containing protein — MDRRRFLATAGTAASLSLTGCAAVLPGSAGDDYDVGMTAEAFRPYEITVSVGDTVVWENTSTRAHSVTAYADQIPEEADYFATGGYDTEAAAVDAWDGNEGALSANERFEHTFEVAGDYTYYCIPHEQAGMVGVVRVEG, encoded by the coding sequence ATGGACCGACGCCGCTTCCTCGCGACCGCGGGAACTGCCGCGTCCCTGTCGCTGACCGGCTGTGCGGCCGTACTCCCGGGATCCGCAGGTGACGACTACGACGTCGGCATGACCGCGGAGGCGTTTCGCCCGTACGAGATCACGGTGTCCGTCGGCGACACAGTGGTCTGGGAAAACACCTCGACGCGCGCCCACTCGGTGACGGCGTACGCGGACCAGATCCCCGAGGAGGCCGACTACTTCGCCACCGGCGGCTACGACACCGAGGCGGCCGCGGTCGATGCCTGGGACGGGAACGAGGGCGCACTCTCCGCGAACGAGCGCTTCGAGCACACGTTCGAGGTCGCCGGCGACTACACGTACTACTGTATCCCCCACGAACAGGCTGGCATGGTCGGCGTCGTCCGCGTCGAGGGCTAA
- a CDS encoding DUF5816 domain-containing protein gives MNLDVVETAAGELYVDPAGGERGSKAPFYHVYADEAGETRWGYFCGNCETVNNAMDSMGRIECNECGNIRKPDEWDAAHE, from the coding sequence ATGAATCTCGACGTCGTCGAAACGGCCGCCGGCGAGCTGTACGTCGACCCGGCAGGCGGAGAGCGCGGGTCGAAGGCGCCGTTCTATCACGTGTACGCCGACGAGGCCGGTGAGACCAGGTGGGGCTACTTCTGTGGGAACTGTGAGACGGTGAACAACGCGATGGACTCGATGGGTCGCATCGAGTGCAACGAGTGCGGGAACATCCGCAAACCAGACGAGTGGGACGCCGCACACGAGTAG
- a CDS encoding 30S ribosomal protein S3ae: protein MSERSVSRQRQGKRWYTVLAPEQFDRAELGDTMAEEPEQVVGRTVETTLGEITGDQGQDNVKLTFKITDVGSDAAYTEFVQHELTRDYLRSMVRRGASKVDLHITVRTTDDYRVRVSPVAFTTKKADRSQEQAIRQIMIDLVEQAAEDRSFSELIDSVVEGRLSSAIYGEAKTVYPLRRVEVQKLSLEARPEEIAAEEEAAVDVDDDDVAVDE from the coding sequence ATGAGCGAACGATCAGTCTCACGACAACGACAGGGGAAACGCTGGTACACCGTCCTCGCGCCCGAACAGTTCGACCGAGCCGAGCTCGGCGACACGATGGCCGAGGAGCCCGAACAGGTCGTCGGCCGCACGGTCGAGACCACGCTCGGCGAGATCACCGGTGACCAAGGACAGGACAACGTCAAGCTGACGTTCAAGATCACGGACGTCGGGTCCGACGCGGCCTACACCGAGTTCGTCCAGCACGAGCTCACGCGGGACTACCTCCGCTCGATGGTGCGCCGCGGCGCCTCAAAGGTCGACCTGCACATCACCGTGCGCACGACCGACGACTACCGCGTCCGCGTCAGCCCGGTCGCGTTCACGACGAAGAAGGCCGACCGCTCGCAGGAGCAGGCCATCCGCCAGATCATGATCGACCTGGTCGAGCAGGCCGCCGAGGACCGCTCGTTCTCGGAGCTCATCGACTCCGTCGTCGAAGGTCGCCTCTCGTCGGCGATCTACGGCGAGGCGAAGACGGTGTATCCGCTTCGCCGCGTCGAGGTCCAGAAGCTCTCGCTCGAGGCCCGACCCGAGGAGATCGCCGCCGAGGAGGAGGCAGCCGTCGACGTGGACGACGACGACGTCGCAGTCGACGAGTAA
- a CDS encoding DUF7563 family protein, translating to MMRLGSDESGCLHCGAHVTDRFAAVFGDEQNDVHRCPACDSMPRISRGSAAGKVVDTHVDPDDESSFNQGARVGAARTDGGDGR from the coding sequence ATGATGCGCCTCGGGTCGGACGAGTCCGGTTGCCTCCACTGCGGGGCGCACGTCACTGACCGGTTCGCCGCCGTCTTCGGCGACGAGCAGAACGACGTTCACCGCTGTCCCGCCTGCGACTCGATGCCGCGCATCAGCCGCGGCTCCGCGGCCGGGAAAGTCGTCGACACACACGTCGACCCCGACGACGAGTCGTCGTTCAACCAGGGCGCGCGCGTCGGTGCCGCGCGGACTGACGGAGGTGACGGACGGTGA
- the hisD gene encoding histidinol dehydrogenase, with translation MEPRQVADLSPDERRAFFERDAGVDAVRGDVRDIVERVRDEGDAAVREFSREFDGVEVANIDITDEAERAVDVVDDDVLAAIRESIANVREFHEAQLPEDWTREFDDGRELGKRYRPLDRVGVYVPGGTAAYPSSAIMGVVPAEVAGVEHVAVVTPPADEINPATLAAIHEAGADAVYSVGGAQGIAALAYGTETVTRVRKIVGPGNKWVTAAKAEVRGDAEIDFLAGPSEVLVVADETADPASVAADLIAQAEHDPNASVVAVTDDRDTAEAVCDEISARAPERERTETIEAALDNDASGVLVARSMPEAVLFAEEYAAEHLSIQADDDEALLDRISNVGSAFLGRFTPVAAGDYASGTNHVLPTNGGAKAFGGLSTDAFLRSSTVQRLSHAGLRDLADTVTTLAEAEGLEAHAASVLTRFEDES, from the coding sequence ATGGAGCCGAGACAGGTCGCCGACCTCTCGCCCGACGAGCGGCGGGCGTTCTTCGAGCGCGACGCTGGCGTCGACGCGGTGCGTGGTGACGTGCGCGACATCGTCGAACGCGTTCGCGACGAGGGAGACGCCGCCGTCCGGGAGTTCTCTCGCGAGTTCGACGGCGTCGAGGTGGCGAACATCGACATCACCGACGAGGCCGAACGCGCGGTCGACGTCGTCGACGACGACGTGCTCGCGGCGATCCGCGAGTCGATCGCGAACGTCCGGGAGTTCCACGAGGCGCAACTCCCGGAAGACTGGACCCGGGAGTTCGACGACGGTCGCGAACTGGGGAAGCGGTATCGGCCCCTCGACCGAGTCGGAGTGTACGTCCCGGGCGGAACCGCCGCGTACCCCTCGTCGGCGATTATGGGCGTGGTGCCGGCCGAGGTGGCGGGCGTCGAACACGTCGCCGTCGTGACGCCCCCCGCCGACGAGATCAACCCCGCAACGCTGGCGGCGATCCACGAGGCCGGGGCCGACGCCGTCTACAGCGTGGGCGGCGCGCAAGGGATCGCCGCGCTTGCGTACGGCACCGAGACGGTGACGCGCGTCCGGAAGATCGTCGGGCCTGGCAACAAGTGGGTCACCGCCGCGAAGGCTGAGGTCCGCGGCGACGCGGAGATCGACTTCCTCGCCGGCCCCTCGGAGGTGCTCGTGGTGGCCGACGAGACGGCCGATCCCGCGTCAGTCGCCGCCGACCTGATCGCGCAGGCCGAGCACGACCCGAACGCTTCGGTCGTGGCGGTGACGGACGACAGGGACACGGCGGAAGCGGTCTGCGACGAGATCAGCGCCCGAGCGCCCGAGCGCGAGCGGACCGAGACCATCGAAGCCGCGCTCGACAACGACGCATCCGGCGTGCTGGTCGCGCGGTCGATGCCCGAGGCGGTGCTGTTCGCCGAGGAGTACGCGGCCGAACACCTCTCGATCCAGGCCGACGACGACGAGGCGCTGCTCGACCGGATCTCGAACGTCGGATCGGCGTTCCTCGGGCGGTTCACGCCGGTTGCCGCCGGGGACTACGCCTCCGGTACGAACCACGTCCTCCCGACGAACGGCGGCGCGAAGGCGTTCGGCGGGCTCTCGACGGACGCGTTCCTCCGGTCGTCGACCGTCCAACGGCTTTCCCACGCGGGCCTGCGCGACCTCGCCGACACCGTGACGACGCTCGCCGAAGCAGAGGGGCTGGAGGCGCACGCGGCGAGCGTGCTGACGCGCTTCGAGGACGAGTCGTAG
- a CDS encoding KEOPS complex subunit Pcc1 has product MTGPAGDATGDLARTATVKTTHADADAAATIAAAISPDNTDDIRTEADEATVVTRVRRETTGGFLASVDDYLVNLDVADDVVSAGRGPDSDADDTTGADEVRDANDADGLRDADDTRGTAGTAETAAAADAADTADTHDT; this is encoded by the coding sequence ATGACGGGACCCGCTGGCGACGCGACCGGCGACCTCGCGCGCACCGCGACCGTGAAGACGACGCACGCCGACGCCGACGCCGCAGCGACGATCGCTGCGGCCATCTCGCCGGACAACACCGACGACATCCGAACGGAGGCGGACGAAGCGACGGTCGTTACCCGCGTCAGGCGGGAGACGACCGGCGGCTTCCTCGCCTCGGTGGACGACTATCTCGTGAACCTCGACGTGGCCGACGACGTGGTCTCGGCGGGGAGGGGGCCGGACAGCGACGCAGACGACACCACCGGCGCGGACGAGGTCCGCGACGCGAACGACGCGGACGGACTCCGCGACGCAGACGACACGCGCGGCACCGCAGGCACTGCTGAGACCGCAGCCGCTGCAGACGCCGCAGACACCGCAGACACACACGACACATGA
- a CDS encoding exonuclease RecJ codes for MSTAADPPTEADPERVASALSAAEFVRIHPRPTGDAVAAAGVLARALDTRGVPFQVRATRAEAVPDGDGTALALGWTAPNATGIAPEARPVSAVAAAVVDAFGAEPDPLVGLAGVVAAGTVPGDGGSGSLLEEAQRRGVVNRRPGVAVPTADLADGLAHSTLFWAPYSGDPDATGTLLADLGVDTAVGETAEAERAGVDEDAHRRLASAVALDSTADAPDRAVSAVERALRPYETPTGPFATLGGHADVLSALARERPGLGVALALGADVADAALSTWRGHAERVHEALGDPTTGRYDGAFVARVEASPAAAPALVTAARLVRDFASPESVALVVSDDAAAAAGDGAVNVTAALRAGVEATATDGTDAAAGDTAESSDDSVDVFGDDRVGEARFAGGDVQAFIGAFREALR; via the coding sequence ATGTCCACCGCCGCCGACCCGCCGACAGAGGCCGACCCCGAACGGGTAGCCTCGGCGCTGTCGGCGGCCGAGTTCGTTCGCATTCACCCGCGGCCCACCGGCGATGCGGTCGCCGCCGCCGGGGTGCTCGCCCGCGCGCTCGACACGCGCGGCGTTCCGTTCCAGGTTCGCGCCACCCGAGCGGAGGCGGTCCCCGACGGCGACGGGACCGCGCTCGCGTTGGGGTGGACCGCGCCGAACGCCACCGGAATCGCGCCCGAGGCCCGACCGGTCTCGGCCGTCGCGGCCGCGGTCGTCGACGCCTTCGGCGCCGAGCCGGACCCGCTCGTCGGGCTCGCCGGCGTCGTCGCCGCCGGGACCGTCCCGGGCGACGGCGGCAGCGGGAGCCTGCTGGAGGAGGCCCAGCGCCGTGGAGTCGTCAATCGCCGGCCGGGCGTCGCGGTCCCTACTGCGGACCTCGCTGACGGGCTCGCGCACTCGACGCTGTTCTGGGCGCCGTACTCCGGCGATCCGGACGCCACGGGCACACTGCTCGCCGATCTCGGTGTCGACACCGCCGTCGGTGAGACAGCCGAAGCCGAGCGCGCTGGCGTCGACGAGGACGCTCACCGACGCCTGGCCTCGGCGGTCGCGCTTGATTCGACAGCGGACGCGCCCGACAGGGCCGTCTCGGCCGTCGAGCGGGCGCTGCGGCCATACGAGACGCCGACCGGTCCGTTCGCGACCCTCGGCGGACACGCTGACGTCCTCTCCGCGCTCGCTCGCGAACGCCCGGGGCTCGGCGTGGCGCTGGCGTTGGGCGCGGACGTGGCCGACGCGGCGCTGTCGACGTGGCGCGGTCACGCCGAACGCGTTCACGAAGCGCTCGGAGACCCGACGACGGGGCGGTACGACGGCGCGTTCGTCGCCCGCGTGGAGGCGTCGCCGGCCGCCGCGCCGGCGCTCGTCACCGCCGCGCGACTCGTCCGCGACTTCGCCTCGCCAGAATCCGTCGCGCTCGTCGTCTCAGACGACGCGGCGGCGGCCGCCGGCGACGGCGCGGTCAACGTGACCGCTGCGTTGCGCGCAGGCGTCGAGGCGACGGCTACCGACGGAACGGACGCCGCAGCCGGGGACACTGCGGAGTCGTCGGACGACTCCGTTGACGTCTTCGGCGACGACCGCGTCGGCGAGGCGCGGTTCGCCGGCGGCGACGTCCAGGCGTTCATCGGCGCGTTCAGGGAGGCCCTGCGATGA
- a CDS encoding protein sorting system archaetidylserine synthase (This PssA-like phosphatidyltransferase, along with a PssD-like decarboxylase, is required in Haloarchaea for the archaeosortase ArtA to replace the PGF-CTERM sorting signal with a C-terminal lipid anchor.), with the protein MTDRPRFLSRLGMADAVTAGNAALGTLAAAAVAFDPTLAARLVLLGAVADGLDGVLARRYGGTPVGPHLDSLADVASFGVAPALIVAATVTGAYPFASSPVLFAAGLLVPAVYVALAVIRLAVYTVEDEGTKTTHGVQTTLAATVIAASVLAGLDSPAVVLGLAALSAPLMVTAIRYPDLHPQDALVMGVVQAFAIVLGGMAGESFAFALLFLALGYLVLGPRFYWRDAGEGDEEPSEPTPCGEDRELGA; encoded by the coding sequence ATGACCGACCGGCCGCGCTTCCTCTCCCGACTCGGGATGGCGGACGCCGTGACCGCCGGGAACGCCGCTCTCGGGACGCTCGCCGCGGCCGCGGTGGCGTTCGATCCGACGCTCGCGGCGCGGCTGGTCTTGCTCGGGGCGGTCGCCGACGGACTCGACGGGGTGCTCGCGCGCCGCTACGGCGGCACCCCGGTGGGGCCACACCTCGACTCGCTGGCGGACGTGGCGTCCTTCGGCGTCGCGCCCGCGCTCATCGTCGCGGCGACGGTGACCGGGGCGTACCCGTTCGCCTCGTCGCCCGTGCTGTTCGCCGCCGGGTTGCTCGTTCCCGCCGTCTACGTCGCGCTCGCGGTGATCCGCCTGGCGGTCTACACCGTCGAAGACGAGGGGACGAAGACCACCCACGGCGTCCAAACCACGCTCGCGGCGACCGTGATCGCCGCCTCGGTCCTCGCGGGACTCGACTCGCCGGCGGTGGTGCTCGGGCTGGCGGCCCTCTCGGCGCCGCTGATGGTGACGGCGATCCGCTATCCCGACCTGCATCCGCAGGACGCGCTCGTGATGGGCGTCGTACAGGCGTTCGCGATAGTCCTCGGCGGAATGGCCGGCGAGTCGTTCGCGTTCGCGCTGCTGTTTCTCGCGCTCGGCTACCTCGTGCTCGGGCCGCGCTTCTACTGGCGGGACGCGGGCGAAGGCGACGAGGAGCCGTCGGAGCCGACTCCCTGCGGCGAGGACCGCGAACTCGGCGCGTGA
- a CDS encoding DNA cytosine methyltransferase translates to MTDARLTAIDLFCGAGGFSHGLALECEDLGYDVRLIAVNHDDDAIATHRENHPWAEHHNAKVEELHPPRVVGDDDVDLLVAGPECTHFSGARGGKPVSEQRRASPWHVVDWIQKTQPDAVLVENVPELRSWGPIDDDGQPTRNGETFEAWVNVIHSLGYSVSHDVLNAADYGDATSRRRLFVVARRGHRATHPEPTHARAPAPDDDRAPWRPAAEIIDWTDRGSSIWTRSRPLSNNTMQRIAQGLRDHCSDEVAEYADVVADLGPADIERLQDDIVPVDDLDDALADRDEPFLVSSTGTAADGGTRMVMGQQSKARALDADREPVPTIATKGAIHFIEAQPFVKPRNLPRGGLHTNATYVADDRPLHTVTASNHDGHLVSPFFVEYYGNSDVASVDEPLPTVTTKDRHALCVPDLSPLGLGLRYRMLQPRELAAAQGFPDDYEFVGDTKASRTAQIGNAVPVNLARALVNEALTGDTPSLATFGEQEVPSDD, encoded by the coding sequence GTGACCGACGCGCGCCTCACCGCGATCGACCTGTTCTGCGGCGCCGGTGGGTTCTCTCACGGGCTCGCGCTCGAATGCGAAGATCTCGGCTACGACGTTCGGCTGATCGCGGTCAACCACGACGACGACGCGATCGCGACGCACCGGGAGAATCACCCGTGGGCGGAGCATCACAACGCGAAGGTCGAGGAACTCCACCCGCCGCGGGTCGTCGGCGACGACGACGTGGACCTGCTCGTCGCCGGTCCCGAATGTACGCACTTCTCCGGTGCTCGTGGGGGCAAACCCGTCTCCGAGCAGCGCCGCGCGTCGCCGTGGCACGTCGTCGACTGGATCCAGAAGACGCAGCCCGACGCCGTCCTCGTCGAGAACGTCCCCGAACTCCGGAGCTGGGGACCGATCGACGACGACGGACAGCCGACGCGCAACGGCGAGACGTTCGAGGCGTGGGTCAACGTGATCCACTCGCTCGGCTACTCGGTCAGCCACGACGTGCTGAACGCGGCCGACTATGGTGACGCGACCTCACGCCGGCGGTTGTTCGTCGTCGCGCGCCGCGGCCACCGAGCCACCCACCCTGAGCCGACTCACGCTCGCGCTCCGGCTCCCGACGACGACCGCGCTCCGTGGCGGCCCGCTGCGGAGATCATCGACTGGACCGACCGCGGGTCGTCGATCTGGACCCGCTCGCGGCCGCTCTCGAACAACACCATGCAGCGGATCGCGCAGGGACTTCGCGATCACTGCAGCGACGAGGTGGCCGAGTACGCCGATGTTGTCGCCGACCTCGGGCCGGCCGACATCGAGCGGCTGCAGGACGATATCGTTCCTGTCGACGATCTTGACGACGCGCTCGCCGATCGCGACGAACCGTTCCTCGTTTCGTCGACCGGGACCGCCGCCGACGGCGGCACGCGCATGGTGATGGGGCAGCAGTCGAAGGCTCGGGCGCTCGACGCCGACCGCGAGCCGGTGCCGACGATCGCCACGAAAGGCGCGATCCACTTCATCGAGGCGCAGCCGTTCGTGAAGCCGCGGAACCTGCCGCGCGGTGGCCTGCACACGAACGCGACCTACGTCGCTGACGACCGCCCGCTGCACACGGTGACGGCGAGCAACCACGACGGGCACCTCGTCTCGCCGTTCTTCGTCGAATACTACGGCAACTCCGACGTGGCGTCGGTCGACGAGCCGCTCCCGACGGTCACGACGAAGGATCGGCACGCGCTGTGCGTTCCGGATCTCTCGCCGCTCGGGCTCGGGCTCCGCTATCGGATGCTACAACCGCGGGAACTCGCTGCCGCGCAGGGCTTCCCCGACGACTACGAGTTCGTTGGCGACACGAAGGCGTCGCGAACCGCGCAGATCGGGAACGCCGTCCCGGTCAATCTCGCTCGCGCGCTCGTGAACGAGGCGCTCACCGGCGACACGCCGTCGCTGGCGACGTTCGGCGAGCAGGAGGTGCCGTCGGATGACTAA
- a CDS encoding mechanosensitive ion channel domain-containing protein — MSTDLLLQSPGGLVAEALNRFVTDITEALPDIIAGLVFLILAAVGVKLIMTVVRAALRRTVPGESPVYRQFVATIVAVFLWFGIGLSFLSIVGLDGIATSLGTAAGFLALGVSYATSNMIADAVAGVYLLRDRDFNPGDTVDIGGTTGVVQSIELRKTRLTVDDDTVVRGNAEIEKKWTKKDDATDNDGPDGADAAADSAT; from the coding sequence ATGTCGACCGATCTCCTCCTGCAGTCGCCCGGCGGACTCGTCGCCGAAGCGCTGAACCGCTTCGTGACCGATATCACCGAGGCCCTCCCGGACATCATCGCCGGGCTCGTCTTCTTGATCCTCGCCGCCGTCGGCGTGAAGCTGATCATGACGGTCGTGCGCGCGGCGTTGCGGCGGACGGTCCCGGGTGAGTCGCCGGTGTACCGGCAGTTCGTCGCGACGATCGTCGCCGTGTTCCTGTGGTTCGGAATCGGGCTGTCGTTCCTGTCGATCGTGGGCCTCGACGGCATCGCCACGTCGCTGGGGACCGCCGCGGGCTTTCTCGCGCTCGGCGTCTCGTACGCCACCTCGAATATGATCGCCGACGCGGTCGCCGGCGTGTACCTCCTTCGCGACCGCGACTTCAACCCCGGGGACACGGTCGATATCGGCGGCACGACCGGCGTCGTGCAGTCGATCGAACTGCGCAAGACCCGCCTCACGGTCGACGACGACACCGTCGTGCGCGGTAACGCCGAAATCGAAAAGAAGTGGACGAAAAAGGACGACGCGACGGACAACGACGGTCCCGACGGTGCCGACGCGGCCGCCGACAGTGCCACATAG
- a CDS encoding HesB/IscA family protein: protein MSTDASGGSELDAAVTVTPAAAEEAVSLMEGEGMDVDIGGLRLFVQQGGCAGLSYGMRFDTEPEEDDRVTEQHGLRVFVDPASMNYIGGSTLDYESGLQAAGFNVENPNIEAECGCGESFRT from the coding sequence ATGAGTACTGACGCGTCCGGAGGAAGCGAGCTCGACGCCGCTGTTACGGTCACGCCGGCGGCGGCCGAGGAGGCCGTCTCGCTCATGGAGGGTGAGGGCATGGACGTGGACATCGGCGGGCTCCGGCTGTTCGTCCAACAAGGCGGTTGTGCGGGCCTCTCGTACGGGATGCGGTTCGACACCGAACCCGAGGAGGACGACAGGGTCACCGAACAGCACGGGCTGCGCGTGTTCGTCGACCCGGCGTCGATGAACTACATCGGCGGATCGACGCTCGATTACGAGTCCGGGTTGCAGGCGGCGGGCTTCAACGTCGAGAACCCGAACATCGAGGCCGAATGCGGCTGCGGCGAGTCGTTCCGTACCTGA